One window from the genome of Paracoccus zhejiangensis encodes:
- the hutU gene encoding urocanate hydratase, whose amino-acid sequence MNNPRHNTRDIYPATGNTLTAKSWLTEAPMRMLMNNLHPDVAENPHELVVYGGIGRAARTWKDFDLIVKSLTDLEADETLLVQSGKPVGVFKTHKDAPRVLIANSNLVPHWATWDHFNELDKKGLAMYGQMTAGSWIYIGSQGIVQGTYETFVEAGRQHFGGNLTGKWILTAGLGGMGGAQPLAAVMAGACCLAVECDETRADFRLRTRYVDAKTHDLDEALAMIDQWTKAGEAKSVALIGNAAEVFPELVRRMKAGGARPDIVTDQTSAHDPVHGYLPLGWTVAEWRAKQESEPKAVEAAARASMKQHVAAMVDFWNAGVPTLDYGNNIRQVALEEGLENAFAFPGFVPAYIRPLFCRGIGPFRWAALSGDPEDIYKTDQKVKELIDDPHLHNWLDMARDRISFQGLPARICWVGLGLRHKLGLAFNEMVRNGELSAPIVIGRDHLDSGSVASPNRETEAMQDGSDAVSDWPLLNALLNTASGATWVSLHHGGGVGMGFSQHSGMVICCDGTQDADARIARVLWNDPATGVMRHADAGYDMALDCAREHQLNLPGIL is encoded by the coding sequence ATGAACAACCCCCGTCACAATACCCGCGACATCTATCCCGCCACCGGCAACACGCTGACCGCGAAAAGCTGGCTGACCGAGGCGCCGATGCGGATGCTGATGAACAACCTGCATCCCGACGTGGCCGAGAACCCGCATGAGCTGGTCGTCTATGGCGGCATCGGCCGGGCGGCGCGGACCTGGAAGGATTTCGACCTGATCGTCAAAAGCCTCACGGATCTCGAGGCCGATGAGACGCTGCTGGTGCAATCCGGCAAACCCGTGGGCGTCTTCAAGACCCACAAGGACGCGCCGCGCGTGCTGATCGCCAACTCGAACCTCGTGCCGCATTGGGCGACCTGGGACCATTTCAACGAATTGGATAAGAAGGGCCTGGCCATGTATGGCCAGATGACCGCCGGGTCGTGGATCTATATCGGCAGCCAGGGGATCGTGCAGGGCACCTACGAAACCTTCGTCGAGGCGGGCCGGCAGCATTTCGGCGGCAACCTCACCGGCAAATGGATCCTGACCGCGGGCCTTGGCGGCATGGGCGGCGCGCAGCCCTTGGCGGCAGTGATGGCCGGGGCCTGCTGCCTCGCCGTCGAATGCGACGAGACCCGCGCCGATTTCCGCCTGCGCACCCGCTATGTCGATGCCAAGACCCATGATCTGGACGAAGCCCTGGCGATGATCGATCAGTGGACCAAGGCGGGCGAGGCGAAATCGGTGGCACTGATCGGGAATGCGGCCGAGGTCTTCCCCGAACTCGTCCGCCGCATGAAGGCCGGCGGCGCGCGCCCCGACATCGTCACCGACCAGACCTCGGCCCATGATCCGGTGCATGGCTATCTGCCGCTTGGCTGGACCGTCGCGGAATGGCGCGCGAAACAGGAAAGCGAACCCAAGGCGGTCGAGGCCGCAGCCCGGGCGAGCATGAAGCAGCATGTGGCCGCCATGGTCGACTTCTGGAATGCCGGGGTGCCGACCCTGGATTACGGCAACAACATCCGTCAGGTGGCGCTGGAGGAGGGGCTGGAAAATGCCTTTGCCTTCCCCGGTTTCGTGCCCGCCTATATCCGCCCGCTCTTCTGCCGGGGCATCGGGCCGTTCCGTTGGGCGGCGCTGTCGGGCGACCCGGAAGACATCTACAAGACCGACCAGAAGGTGAAAGAGCTGATCGACGATCCGCATCTGCACAACTGGCTCGACATGGCGCGTGACCGCATCAGCTTCCAGGGCCTGCCGGCGCGGATCTGCTGGGTCGGGCTTGGCCTGCGTCACAAGCTGGGCCTCGCCTTCAACGAGATGGTGCGGAATGGCGAGCTTTCCGCCCCCATCGTCATCGGCCGCGACCATCTGGACAGCGGCAGCGTAGCCAGCCCCAACCGTGAGACCGAGGCGATGCAGGACGGCAGCGACGCGGTCAGCGACTGGCCGCTGCTGAATGCCCTCCTGAACACCGCCTCGGGCGCCACCTGGGTCAGCCTGCATCACGGCGGCGGGGTCGGCATGGGCTTCTCGCAGCATTCGGGTATGGTCATCTGCTGCGACGGGACGCAGGATGCCGATGCCCGGATCGCGCGGGTGCTGTGGAACGACCCAGCCACGGGCGTCATGCGCCATGCCGATGCCGGTTACGACATGGCGCTGGACTGCGCCCGCGAGCACCAGCTGAACCTGCCCGGCATCCTGTGA
- the hutG gene encoding N-formylglutamate deformylase has translation MTPVEVHEGDSPVILGLPHTGTFLPDAIFARLNARGQELADTDWHIHRLYDGLLPGATTVRATFHRYVIDANRGPDDASLYPGQNTTGLVPLTDFDGAPIWTEEPDAEEIAERKAGFHAPYHAALAAQIERVKARHGVAILYDCHSIRSHIPFLFEGTLPDFNIGTNNGATCDPRIEAATFDACAATGRTHVLNGRFKGGWTTRHYGQPGQGVHAIQMELAQSTHLAAETAPFAYDEAKAAMLRPTLGKILNDLAALAAELKA, from the coding sequence GTGACCCCGGTCGAGGTCCACGAGGGCGACAGCCCGGTCATCCTCGGCCTGCCGCATACCGGCACCTTCCTGCCGGATGCGATCTTCGCCCGGTTGAACGCGCGGGGTCAGGAGCTGGCCGATACCGACTGGCATATCCACCGGCTCTATGACGGGCTTCTGCCCGGCGCGACGACGGTGCGGGCGACCTTTCACCGCTATGTCATCGACGCCAATCGCGGGCCGGACGATGCGAGCCTCTATCCCGGCCAGAACACTACCGGGCTGGTGCCGCTGACCGATTTCGACGGTGCGCCGATCTGGACCGAGGAGCCGGACGCCGAGGAGATTGCCGAACGCAAGGCAGGCTTCCACGCCCCCTATCACGCGGCGCTCGCCGCCCAGATCGAACGGGTGAAGGCGCGGCATGGGGTGGCGATCCTCTATGACTGCCACTCGATCCGAAGCCATATCCCCTTTCTCTTCGAGGGCACCCTGCCGGATTTCAACATCGGCACGAACAATGGCGCGACCTGCGATCCCCGGATCGAGGCGGCGACCTTCGACGCCTGCGCCGCCACCGGCCGGACCCATGTGCTGAACGGCCGCTTCAAGGGCGGCTGGACGACGCGGCATTACGGCCAGCCGGGGCAGGGTGTCCACGCCATCCAGATGGAACTGGCGCAGTCGACACACCTCGCCGCCGAGACCGCCCCCTTCGCCTATGACGAGGCCAAGGCCGCCATGCTGCGCCCCACCCTCGGCAAGATCCTCAACGACCTCGCGGCGCTGGCCGCCGAACTGAAGGCATGA